The genome window GGATCGTCGCGCGGAACGCCGATCGACGGTCGGGAAGCCGCCCCGCGCAAGGGTGAAGCGTACTTTCGTACTCCCTCTACTTCCGTACTCGTCCGCCGCGGGGAACTTCTTCCCGTGCACCGGTTTAAGCGACGCTTCAGACCCTCCCGCGGACGGCCCGCAGAGCACCCGAAAGGGGGCCGCGCGCGGTTGACAGAGGCCGGTGCGGGGGGCTAGCTTTGCAAGTTTCCTGAAGACAACCCAATCCCGTCTTCGCGGAGTTCCTCCAACCTTCTCCGGGAGTCCGCTCCTTCCGATGTTTCAGAATCTAAAGGTCCGCCTGGGCCTGATCGTCGCCCTCACCATCGCCAGCCTGGCCCTGCTCGCCTACCGGTACAACAAGACCGGGCAGCCGATCACGCTGGGGCTGGACCTGCAGGGCGGGTCGCACTACGCCATGGAGATCGACGAGTCCAGGACGGTGCTGACCCCCGCCGCACGCAGGGACGCCATCGACCGCGCGCTGAAGGTGGTCCGCCTGCGCGTGGACGAGCTGGGCGTGAGCGAGCCGGTGGTGCAGAAGGCCGGCGAAGACCGCATCATCGTGGAGCTGGCCGGGAAGAACACCGACCAGAGCCGGGCCAAGGAAGTGCTGCAGAAGTCGGCCTTCCTGGAGTTCAAGATCGTGCGCCCGCTGAGCGAGCTGCAGGGCATCCTCCCGCGGATGGAGACGGCCATCGCCGCCGCCTTCCCGGCCGAGGCGAAGCCCGCGGCCGGCGCGGCTCCGGCCACGGGCGGGCTGCTGCAGAACAAGGCCGGGCAGAACGGCCAGGCGGTGGACTCGCTGACCGCGGCCAAGCCGCTGGAAAGCAAGTTCGCCGGGCAGGGCTCGGGCGGGCAGCTCCTGGTCGACACCGCGCAGGTGAAGGCGGTGGAGAAGTACCTGGCACTGCCGCAGGTGCAGGCGCTGCTTCCGCGCGGCGCCCAGTTCCTGTGGGGAATGCCGTCGTCCGAGGAGCAGAAGGGCTTCGCCAGCCTCTGGTACGTGAGCCGCGACGCCATCATGACCGGCGAGCACCTGCAGAACGCGCAGGCGCAGACCGACCAGTTCAACCGCCCCATCGTGGCGTTCGAGCTGTCGCGCCGGGCGGGGCGCCGCTTCGAGAAGGAGACGGGCGACCACCTGCACGAGCAGATGGCCATCGTGCTGGACCAGCGCGTGTACACGGCGCCGGTCATCAACGGCGCCATCAACACCCGCGGCCAGATCGAGCTGGGCAAGAGCACCATGGCCGACGCCTCGGACCTGGCGCTGGTGCTGCGCGCCGGCGCGCTTCCCGCGCCCCTGCACATCGTGGAGGAGCGCAGCGTGGGCCCCTCGCTGGGCGAGGACTCCATCCGCAACGGCCAGATCGCCGCGCTGGTGGGGATCGGGGCGGTGATCCTGATCATGATCGGGATCTACCACTTCTCGGGGCTGCTGGCGGTGGTGGCGCTGGCCATCTACGTGATCGTGTCGATGGGGATGCTGGCGCTGCTGGGCGCCACGCTGACCTTCCCCGGCATCGCGGGGCTCATCCTCTCGGTGGGCATGGCGGTGGACGCCAACGTGCTGATCTTCGAGCGCATCCGCGAGGAGCTGGACCACGGCCGCAGCGTGCGCGCGGCGGTGAACGAGGGCTTCCACCACGCCATGCGCGCGATCGTGGACTCCAACGTGACCACGCTGATCACCTGCGCCATCCTGTTCTACACCGGCACCGGCCCCATCCGCGGCTTCGCGGTGACGCTGGCGGTGGGCGTGGTGGCCAGCTTCTTCACCGCGGTGTTCACCACCCGCACCTTCATGCAGCTTTACCTCGAGCGCCGCAGGGCGCAGAGCCTGTCGATCTAGGGGAACGGGACGATGAGATTCTTCCAGAACGCGAACTACCCGTTCCTGCAGTGGCGCACGCGCGCCTACATGATCACCGCCGCGCTGCTGCTGCTGGGAATCGGGTCGATGGTCTACCACGCCGTCCGCGGCGAGGGCTGGCTGAACTACGGCGTGGACTTCACCGGCGGCACCGTGGTGCAGGTGCACTTCACGCACCCCGTGAGCGCGCAGCAGATCCGCGCGGCCACCTCGGCCGCCGGCCACGCCGACTGGGAGATCACCCAGTTCGGCTCGGGGAACGATTACGAGGTGCGCACGCCCAGGTTCGGCCAGGAGGCCGGGGCCGACGCGCAGTCGCGGGTGGCGCAGGCGCTGCAGACGCGCTTCAAGCCGGTCGTGCAGGGCCAGCGCGCCGGTGACTACTCGATCGTGCGCACCGAGGCGGTGGGCCCCAAGGCGGGCGCCGAGCTGGAGCAGCGGGCGCTGATCGCCATCCTGCTCTCGTTCGCGGCCATCCTGGTGTACCTGGGGATCCGCTTCGAGTGGCGCTTCGCGCTGGCGGCGGTGATCGCCACCGTGCACGACATCGTGGTGACGCTGGGCTTCCTGTCGCTCACCCGCACCGAGATCTCGCTGGGCACGGTGGCCGCGGTGCTCACGGTGGTGGGCTACTCGATGCACGACACCATCATCGTGTTCGACCGCGTCCGCGAGGACCTGGGGCGGCCGAAGCACGGGCGGACCTTCGTCGACATCCTGAACAAGGCCATCAACGAGACGCTGCCGCGCACCACGCTCACGGTGGCCACGGTGATGGCCACGCTGCTGGCGCTGCTGGCGTTCGGCGGCCCGGTGATCTTCGGGTTCGCGCTGGTGCTGGTGCTGGGCATCGGCATCGGAACGTTCTCGTCGATCTTCGTGGCCAGCCCGGTGCTGTACGAGATCGAGCGGCACTTCCCGCGCAAGGAGAAGCGCGAGCAGGCGGTGCGCTCGCACTCGGCCAAGCGCCCGAACAACGGCAACCGGCCGCCCAACAACCGGAGCCCGCGCACCGCCGAAGTTCCGCGCTGACACGGAAGTGCGTGAGTGCGGAAGTGCGGGAGTGCGCTTCCGGTGAAACCATCGGGCAGTTGCGCAGCGGGCCGCCGCGGATACCTTCCGCGGCGGCCCGCTGTCGTTCTGGGGGAATTGGATGATGTCGGCGATGAGCGACTCCAAGGGTCGGAAAATGCGACTCAAGTCGCGGCTACAACGGCACGCAGTCCGCCTGCGTGGACTTCCCGGATGACGCACATCTGCCAGTTACGGCGAGTTCAGCGCACTCACGCACTTCCGCACTTCTCCCATGCAGCTGATCGATTCCCACGCGCACCTGGCCGACGAGCGCATCCTTCCCGATGTCGAGGCGGTGGTGGAGCGGGCGCGGGCGGCGGGGCTGGCCGGCATCGTCACCATCGCCACGGATGCGGAGGACGCGCGGACGAACCTCGAGCTGGCGGAGCGCTTCGGCTGCGTCTGGTCCACCGCGGGGATCCATCCGCACGCGGCCAGCACCTCGTCGGAAGAGACGCTGGCGGCGGTGCGGGAGATGGCGATGCATCCGCGCGTCGTCGCGCTCGGGGAGACAGGGCTCGACTACCACTACGACTTCTCGCCGCGCGAGGTGCAGCGCGCCAACTTCGCGCGGCACCTGGAGCTGGCGCGGGAGACGGGGCTGCCGGTGATCGTCCACTCGCGCGAGTCGGACGACGACCTGCGCGCCATCCTGCGCGAGGCGGGGCGGGGAACCGTCGGCGTGCTGCACTCCTTCTCCAGCGGCCGCGAGCTGCTGGAAGAGGCGCTGGAGATGGGGTGGTACGCCTCGTTCTCGGGGATGATCACCTTCAAGAAGTTCGAGGGCGCCGACTTCGTCCGCATCGTTCCCGCCGACCGCATCATGGTGGAGACGGACACCCCGTACCTGGCCCCCGTCCCCCATCGCGGCAAGACGAACGAGCCGGCCTTCGTCACCCACGTGGCCCGCCGCGCCGCCGAGCTCCGCGGCGAGGACGCGGAGGCGTTCGCCGCGCGGACGCTGGCGAACACGCGCCGGTTCTACGGGAGAATGTCGCTCTCCTGACCGCCGGGTGCGCTTGCCGTCTCCAGGCGCGCACCTTCGGCCACAGCGGCGCCCAACATTGCCGGGGAGGTGAGCCCGCCGCGTTAGGTTCCTCTTGCCGGAATGTACTTGACGACAGAATCTTCTACTGGAGCCGGTTGCGGGAACCGTTCACACCCCGGAGGGAGCCATGAAGAAGCTGCACCTGGAGCCTGGCGATCTGCACGTCGAGTCGTTCGAGCCGGTCGCGGATCCCGCGCCGCGCCGCGGCACGGTGGCGGCGCGCGAGCTCACGGAAGCCACGTGCAACCAGTTCACCTGCGGCAATACCTGCGATCCCAACGACTTCAGCTGCAATGGCCAGGTGACGTGCTACGGGCCGCGCTGCCCCGCCAGCGCGTATCCCACCTGCTTCCCCGTGTGCCACACCGGCGACATCTGCTGACGCGTGGCTTTGCCGGCGCGGCGGAAGTACCCTCCGCCGCGCCGGCAGCATCCTGCCCATCTCTGCCACACCGGCGAACTCTCCGGGTCGCCATCGGGAGCCATCGGGCGCGGTCTGTCGTCTGCCGCGCGCGGCGTCGTCCGCGTTCCCCTCGCATCGATCTCCCACACGGTTCCGCAAGACTTTCCGCGGCTCGCCCACGCGGTTAGCTTCTCACCCGAATCCAAGCCGAACGCTCCGCCGAACGACCGGTCTGCCGAATGCCGCGCCGCATCCACATCCTCCCCGAGAAGCTCGCCAACCAGATCGCCGCCGGGAAGGTGGTGGAGCGGCCTGCGTTCGCGGCGCGGACGCTGGCCAACACACGCCGGTTCTACGGGAAGATGGCCGGACCGCGCTGACGGAATTCTGTACACTTGCGCACGCATTTCCAACGTTTACCTTTTCCGCTGATTCCAGGAATATCGCCCACCTGTTCCAGCGGCGGTTTTCGTGCGCACCGATTCTGGCGATCACGATCTCGTTGCCGCGCGGGGTGAAGCGCTTTTCTGCGTCCTCATCTCACGGGAGCATCCCACGCGCGGATTCCTATTCGACATCCCGCGACACCTCGGGGAGAAAAAGCGATCCGTCGACTACTTTGTCGAGGTGCTGGAATCGGGGGATCTGCTTTCGTACTTCTTCGTTCAGGTAAAGACGACCAGGCGGGGGTACACGCGCGATGGGCGAAGGCTCAAGGTGCGGGTAAGCCGCTCCGATATCGAACGCCTTGCCAGCTATCCCGCTCCGGCCTATGTAGTGGGAATCGATGAAGTCGCCGAACGTGGTTACATTGTGTCGGTGGGGAGCGGAACGGGCGGAGCCTTCTCGTCGATCTGCACGGATTACCCGCTCATACCGGAGATTCTCGCGACTCTCCGGGACGAGGTAGAGGCGTACTGGCGATCGAAGGACCGATCCGTGTTCCGGTCGGAACTGGCCGACCCGCGTTGGAGGGAGGAATGAAGAGGAGCCTGCGGGAGTTTCTCGCAACGCGTGCCGAGAACCTGGCGTTCATTCACCTCACCCGTCGAAACGATCTGGTGGTGAACCGCGTTGCGTCGCCCGATGCCGGTGTGGATTTCCTGGTGACGGTGACCCGCGACGGGGTTCCGACCGGGCGGATGTTCGGCGTGCAGGTAAGGGCGCGCGAGGGTTCCGTCGCACGGGCGGCGGATCTCGAGGCCTTCATCGAGCCGGTGCAGGCCGGGTCCGTTGCCGACGCGACTATCCCCTTCTGCGTCTTCGTCTTCACGATGTCGGACGATCGGGGATATTTCCGCTGGTTGAAGGAGCCCGCGGTGGGCGCGCGCAGAAAACCCGTGCTGCGGGCCGCGAGCGGGATCGGATGGAGTGACCTGGATCGGGACGCCCTGGACAGGATCGTCGATGCCGTGGATTCATGGTACGAAGCGCAGCAGCATCCGCAGGCCGCGTGAATCATCCGGAACAGATTTCTTCGACGCCTTCCGCATCTTCGGAGGGCGTTCGTCGTTCAGGAATCTCCGTCTCGACGACTGCGCTGAACGGGCCGCGGGGGGGAAGGTGGATGCGCACCGCCTCTTGGAGCGAGCCTCACGGCCGCGGCGTCGGGGGAGCATCGGCGGCGCGAAGTCAAGCCGTTGACCCGCCCGGCGCGCCGGTCTAGCTTCACCCCGCTGAAACCGAACTTCGCCCGAACCGCCGCCGTTCCGGAATGCCGCGCCGCATCCACATCCTCCCCGAGAAGCTCGCCAACCAGATCGCCGCCGGGGAGGTGGTGGAGCGGCCCGCGTCCGTCGTGAAGGAGCTGGTCGAGAACGCGCTGGACGCAGGCGCGCAGCGCATCGAGATCACCGTCCGCAACGGCGGGAAGACGGAGATCCGCGTGGCCGACGACGGGCACGGGATGGGGCGGGAGGATGCGCTCCTCTCCGTGGACCGCCACGCGACCAGCAAGATCCGCAACGAGGCGGACCTGGCCGCCATCCGCACCCTCGGCTTCCGCGGCGAGGCGCTGCCGTCCATCGCCTCGGTGTCCCGCTTCGCCATCGAGACGGCGGAGCGCG of Longimicrobium sp. contains these proteins:
- the secD gene encoding protein translocase subunit SecD; translation: MFQNLKVRLGLIVALTIASLALLAYRYNKTGQPITLGLDLQGGSHYAMEIDESRTVLTPAARRDAIDRALKVVRLRVDELGVSEPVVQKAGEDRIIVELAGKNTDQSRAKEVLQKSAFLEFKIVRPLSELQGILPRMETAIAAAFPAEAKPAAGAAPATGGLLQNKAGQNGQAVDSLTAAKPLESKFAGQGSGGQLLVDTAQVKAVEKYLALPQVQALLPRGAQFLWGMPSSEEQKGFASLWYVSRDAIMTGEHLQNAQAQTDQFNRPIVAFELSRRAGRRFEKETGDHLHEQMAIVLDQRVYTAPVINGAINTRGQIELGKSTMADASDLALVLRAGALPAPLHIVEERSVGPSLGEDSIRNGQIAALVGIGAVILIMIGIYHFSGLLAVVALAIYVIVSMGMLALLGATLTFPGIAGLILSVGMAVDANVLIFERIREELDHGRSVRAAVNEGFHHAMRAIVDSNVTTLITCAILFYTGTGPIRGFAVTLAVGVVASFFTAVFTTRTFMQLYLERRRAQSLSI
- the secF gene encoding protein translocase subunit SecF, which encodes MRFFQNANYPFLQWRTRAYMITAALLLLGIGSMVYHAVRGEGWLNYGVDFTGGTVVQVHFTHPVSAQQIRAATSAAGHADWEITQFGSGNDYEVRTPRFGQEAGADAQSRVAQALQTRFKPVVQGQRAGDYSIVRTEAVGPKAGAELEQRALIAILLSFAAILVYLGIRFEWRFALAAVIATVHDIVVTLGFLSLTRTEISLGTVAAVLTVVGYSMHDTIIVFDRVREDLGRPKHGRTFVDILNKAINETLPRTTLTVATVMATLLALLAFGGPVIFGFALVLVLGIGIGTFSSIFVASPVLYEIERHFPRKEKREQAVRSHSAKRPNNGNRPPNNRSPRTAEVPR
- a CDS encoding TatD family hydrolase, with product MQLIDSHAHLADERILPDVEAVVERARAAGLAGIVTIATDAEDARTNLELAERFGCVWSTAGIHPHAASTSSEETLAAVREMAMHPRVVALGETGLDYHYDFSPREVQRANFARHLELARETGLPVIVHSRESDDDLRAILREAGRGTVGVLHSFSSGRELLEEALEMGWYASFSGMITFKKFEGADFVRIVPADRIMVETDTPYLAPVPHRGKTNEPAFVTHVARRAAELRGEDAEAFAARTLANTRRFYGRMSLS
- a CDS encoding DUF4365 domain-containing protein; amino-acid sequence: MRTDSGDHDLVAARGEALFCVLISREHPTRGFLFDIPRHLGEKKRSVDYFVEVLESGDLLSYFFVQVKTTRRGYTRDGRRLKVRVSRSDIERLASYPAPAYVVGIDEVAERGYIVSVGSGTGGAFSSICTDYPLIPEILATLRDEVEAYWRSKDRSVFRSELADPRWREE
- a CDS encoding DUF4365 domain-containing protein, with amino-acid sequence MKRSLREFLATRAENLAFIHLTRRNDLVVNRVASPDAGVDFLVTVTRDGVPTGRMFGVQVRAREGSVARAADLEAFIEPVQAGSVADATIPFCVFVFTMSDDRGYFRWLKEPAVGARRKPVLRAASGIGWSDLDRDALDRIVDAVDSWYEAQQHPQAA